GTCATGGAAAGAAAGAATGACACGCACGCTCGACAAGCTGGTTGTGAAAATGTAGTTTTTGAAGATTGCTGTCTTGGTGTTTCCAGTGGCAACCGAACATTGCAACGTATCCCGGATTCCGGATGGAACAAGTAATCAAACATCTTTCCGAAAACGAAGAGTGGTTCAAGCGGCGCATTCAGGAGTATCTTGTACGCCTTGAGTGCGGCGATGATTTTGAAAAATCGTGGTCGATTTTTTTTTCGGCGCTCACAGCTGCGACCAAAAGGCCGGATTCGGATTTGGAAAAAGGCAAGCTTCATGCTCTGCTGTTGAGTATCAAGATGCCGGTCCTGCTTTTGGACAAGAATCTCACTGTGGAGTTCATGAATCCGGCGGCGGTCGAGCTGCTGGGCACCACGGGGATCGATGAGTGGGGTAGTGGCCTTCATACGCCTGTGCCGATTGACGAACTGGCTCCCTGGTTGGTGGAGACATTGCGGGAGGAGTCTCGCAACGGCACTGTGCAGGCCGCTTGCAAGCTCGATGTTGTGGCGACACTCCCGGGCGGCGAACGGCATTTCAATGTCTCGATGTCCCTGTTGTCCGATCATTCCGACAAGCAGGACGGTTTTGCCGTCATTCTGGATGATATAACCTACCGGGTGGAGGGCGAGCGCCAGCTTGCCAGTGAGCGCAATCGGGCGGCGCACTATCTGGACGTGGTCGGAACCATCGTATTTGCCCTGGATATTTCCGGCGCCATAGTCATGCTCAACAGGACCGGCTGTCAAATCCTCGGGTATGAAGAACATGAGGTGCTCGGCAGGGACTGGGTGGAAACCCTGGTGCCCGAGGAGCAGCAGGACGAGGTTCGCGATTACATGTACCTTGCGTTCTCCGGTCAGCTGGATGCCGAGGATGAACGTTCCCACTACCTCACGACCAAGGACGGTTTTCATCGCCTGATCCGGTGGCATAACAAGCTGCTGACCAACGAGAGCGGTATGGCGACGGGGCTTCTGGGTTCGGGGGTCGATATAACCGAACAGCAGGCCATTGAAGACGCCCTGGCCGAGAAGGAACTTTGGCTTCGCAACACGTTTGTGGCCCTTGGTGAAGCCGTACTTATCCTGACCCCGGACAAGAAGATTCTCGATGCGAATCCGGCCGCTGAAGCCATGTTCCAGATGGCCAACGAGGAACTTGACGGGATGCCCGTGAGTGAACTGCACGTCGATTCGCTGCACTATGATGACTTCCTGCTCAAGTCCGAAGCGGCCTTTGCGACCGGGGAAAAGGCACTTTTCGAGCTGCCGCTCAAGCGCAGCAACGGGAATATCTTCCCGGCAGACCATTCGGTTTCGCTCATCACCGGCGATGACGGCGCCGCACTCGGCCTGGTCAACGTCATTCGCGATATTTCCGACCGAAAGAAGGCCGAGGCCGAACTCAAGCGGAGCGAGGAAAAATTCCGGCGCATCTTCGAGACCATTGAGGAAGGGTACATCGTGGCCGATCTCGACGGGACGATCCTCATGGTCAACCCGGCCACCTGCCGACTGCTTCAATATGAGGAGTCGGAGCTGGTGGGACAGGATCTCGAAAATCTGTATATGAACCTGGAGGATCGGGTCGGTTTGCGGCGTGGCGTGATGGAACTGGGCACCATACGCGGACAGCAGATGACGGCCAGACGCAAGGACGGCTCCACTATCATAATCGAAGCCAATGCACATTTGGTCAGGGACTATGATGGCGTTCCCGTGGCCATGGAAGGGACCTTCCGGGATATCACCCAGCGGATCGAGGCGGACAAGGTCATTCGTGAACGGGAAAAGCAGTACCGCGCCTTTTTCGAGAACAACCACGCCATCATGCTCCTTACGGATCCCAAGTCGGAGCAGATCATTGATGCCAATCCGGCGGCCAGCGAATTCTACGGTTACCCCATCGAAGTCATGCGGACCATGAATTTGAGCCAGATCAATGCCCTGGATCAGGGCGAGGTGTTCAAGGAGATGCTCCTTTCCAGGGAGGAGGGGCGGTCCTATTTCATCGTCCGGCATGTCCTCCAAAACGGGGAGTACCGGGATGTTGAGGTCTATTCCGGGCCGATCATGGTCCAGGGCGTCCAACGTCTCTATTCGGTGATTCACGACGTGACCAAGCGTATTGAGCTTGAGCATAAAATGAAGCACCTGGCCACTACCGATGCCCTGACGGGGGTGAACAACCGGCACCAGTTCTTTTCTCTGGCCACCAAGGAGTTGCAACGTATCAAGCGGTATGCAAATCCGCTTACGGTGCTCATGCTCGACATCGACTATTTCAAATCCATTAACGACACTCATGGCCATCATGCAGGGGATATTGTCCTCAAGATGCTGGCGGCCGCAGCGGTTGCCATCCTGCGCGATACGGATATCTTCGGCCGTCTGGGTGGCGAGGAATTTGCTGCAATTCTGCCCGAGACAGGCTTACGGGTCGGCTATGAAGTCGCCGAGCGGCTCCGTGGTGAGTTTGAGAAGCTCGAAGTCCTGGTGGGGAGGGCAAAGATAACCTTCACGGTTTCAATCGGCGTGACCCAGGTGCGCAGTCAGGACAAAAGCATCGAGGAAGTTCTCAACCGTGCGGACGAGGCGCTCTACAAGGCCAAGCGCATGGGGCGCAACCAGGTGGTGCGGGGTTGACGCAAGCAAGCTGAACCGACCTTTCCACATCGGATGGAACCCGTGTCCGTGGCGGGATCCAATTGTCCGATACCCTTATCATTGCCGGTTTTTCAAGGAAAAACCCTTGACGTTTTCCGAGGGGTTTGGAATATGGTTCTAAGTTTTACGTGATGTTTTTCACAACTTATCAAAAGCATACTCATTAAATGGCTGCCTGTCTTGATAAGACAGGGCGTGCAAGGATGCCATTTCGTGAATTGTTATAGGCCGTTTAATGAAATTTGAATCCACACTGGCCGAACGGAAAGCCGAACTGTCGAAAAAATGGGCGGATCTGGTTTTGCAGACCTACCCCAAGGAAACCCAGAAGGTCTGGACCCGACAGAAGGATCGTTTTCAAAATCCCGTGGGAGCAGCCATTTTCGAGGCGACCCGGGATTTGTTCGACCAATTGATCGACTGGCAGGATGCGGGTGAAATCGCGGTAAGCCTCGACAAGCTCATACGCATCCGGGCTGTGCAGGATTTTACCCCTTCGCAGGCCATCAGTTTCGTCTTTCTCCTGAAGAAGCTTCTTCGCGACGAGTTCTTCAAGAGCATGAAAGCGGACGGAACCCTTGAGGATCTGTTGAGGTTCGAAGCCAGGGTGGACAATCTGGCCATGATGTCTTTCGACATCTATACGAAAAGTCGCGAACAAGTATTCCGGTTCCGCGTGGATGAAGTGAAGCGCGCCCAGAGCAGTCTGCTCAGGAAGGCCGGAATGGTAGCGGACGTTACGGTCGAGAAATCGATCGATTAGGGACGAATCGGTGGTTGTCTTCACGGTGTGAAGAGGTCGGAGTTGGTATGACGAGGGGTGGGGTTGGCGCCAGCGAGCGCGAATCCGTTTTTCTTCCATATCTCCGTCTCTGCATCGATCAGCAACCGATCGCGTACCGAAAGTGGCAGGCCGTATGGTAAAACCTGCGGTCCAACCTTCAAGCGAGGTGACGGTAGATGAATGCTCTTTACTCACTTCTGTTCGTCTTTCTCCTGGTGTTGATTCCGTTGTTCGGGGTTGATGCGGCACACATGAGGACTTTCTTCGGTGTCTGCATCCCGACAACGGCATTCATCATCTTCCTGCTCGGCTTTGTGTACAAAGTCATCACCTGGGGCCGGAGCGCAGTGCCGTTCCGCATCCCCACAACCGGCGGACAGTTCAAATCCTTTGATCCTGTCCTGTTCCCGCAGAACAAGCTGGACTGTCCCCAGACCGGCGCCCAGACCTTTTTCCGTATGGTTTTGGAAGTCTTCGCTTTCCGTTCCCTTTTCAGGAACACCGCAGTATCCCTGCATGAGGGCAAGGACCATCCCGTGGTCGCATACAAGTCCAGCAAGTGGCTGTGGCTGTTCGCCATCACTTTCCATTACTCCTTTTTCATTGTCGCCCTGCGGCACCTGCGCCTGTTCCTGGAGCCCATACCGTTCTTCGTGAACGGTCTGGAATTCGTGGACGGCATCCTGCAGATCGGCGCACCTGTCATGTACCTGGCCGACGTCGGCCTGGTGGCCGGCGTGCTCCTGCTCCTGGGCCGCAGGCTGATCAACTCCCGGATCAATTACATTTCGTATGCATCGGATTTCTTCCCGCTGTTCTTGATCCTGGCCGTTGCCCTGTCGGGCATCTACATGCGCTACTATGCCAAGGTCGACGTTATCGCGATCAAGGAATTGACCATGGGTCTGGTGACGTTCCACTACGTCGTCCCCGAGACCATCACGGTTTCCTTCTTTGTCCACGTCTTCCTGGTCAGCACGCTCATGGTGTACTTCCCGTTCAGCAAGCTCATGCACTTTCCGGGTGTCTTCCTGTCTCCGACACG
This DNA window, taken from Pseudodesulfovibrio sp. S3, encodes the following:
- a CDS encoding PAS domain S-box protein, translated to MEQVIKHLSENEEWFKRRIQEYLVRLECGDDFEKSWSIFFSALTAATKRPDSDLEKGKLHALLLSIKMPVLLLDKNLTVEFMNPAAVELLGTTGIDEWGSGLHTPVPIDELAPWLVETLREESRNGTVQAACKLDVVATLPGGERHFNVSMSLLSDHSDKQDGFAVILDDITYRVEGERQLASERNRAAHYLDVVGTIVFALDISGAIVMLNRTGCQILGYEEHEVLGRDWVETLVPEEQQDEVRDYMYLAFSGQLDAEDERSHYLTTKDGFHRLIRWHNKLLTNESGMATGLLGSGVDITEQQAIEDALAEKELWLRNTFVALGEAVLILTPDKKILDANPAAEAMFQMANEELDGMPVSELHVDSLHYDDFLLKSEAAFATGEKALFELPLKRSNGNIFPADHSVSLITGDDGAALGLVNVIRDISDRKKAEAELKRSEEKFRRIFETIEEGYIVADLDGTILMVNPATCRLLQYEESELVGQDLENLYMNLEDRVGLRRGVMELGTIRGQQMTARRKDGSTIIIEANAHLVRDYDGVPVAMEGTFRDITQRIEADKVIREREKQYRAFFENNHAIMLLTDPKSEQIIDANPAASEFYGYPIEVMRTMNLSQINALDQGEVFKEMLLSREEGRSYFIVRHVLQNGEYRDVEVYSGPIMVQGVQRLYSVIHDVTKRIELEHKMKHLATTDALTGVNNRHQFFSLATKELQRIKRYANPLTVLMLDIDYFKSINDTHGHHAGDIVLKMLAAAAVAILRDTDIFGRLGGEEFAAILPETGLRVGYEVAERLRGEFEKLEVLVGRAKITFTVSIGVTQVRSQDKSIEEVLNRADEALYKAKRMGRNQVVRG
- a CDS encoding RsbRD N-terminal domain-containing protein; amino-acid sequence: MKFESTLAERKAELSKKWADLVLQTYPKETQKVWTRQKDRFQNPVGAAIFEATRDLFDQLIDWQDAGEIAVSLDKLIRIRAVQDFTPSQAISFVFLLKKLLRDEFFKSMKADGTLEDLLRFEARVDNLAMMSFDIYTKSREQVFRFRVDEVKRAQSSLLRKAGMVADVTVEKSID
- the dsrM gene encoding sulfate reduction electron transfer complex DsrMKJOP subunit DsrM; the protein is MNALYSLLFVFLLVLIPLFGVDAAHMRTFFGVCIPTTAFIIFLLGFVYKVITWGRSAVPFRIPTTGGQFKSFDPVLFPQNKLDCPQTGAQTFFRMVLEVFAFRSLFRNTAVSLHEGKDHPVVAYKSSKWLWLFAITFHYSFFIVALRHLRLFLEPIPFFVNGLEFVDGILQIGAPVMYLADVGLVAGVLLLLGRRLINSRINYISYASDFFPLFLILAVALSGIYMRYYAKVDVIAIKELTMGLVTFHYVVPETITVSFFVHVFLVSTLMVYFPFSKLMHFPGVFLSPTRNLPNDTRAKHHVNPWNDPKIKAHAYADYEKQFGVPMAEVGLPLDNPENGKAPEEEA